From Streptomonospora salina, the proteins below share one genomic window:
- a CDS encoding FtsK/SpoIIIE domain-containing protein, with amino-acid sequence MLGNSKAGASQVQRPTAPVPAQAVRFTTPVVETPGIFILTGWLWRFLRLCLLLPVQFPVSVAVVACSVAAYVLTGWVGLAVLWTVVDLGLLVWWRRWPHSFKARVALRALATWRRFWIYRRHWQPVLVVSGLAESYLERQYLPQIRGVTCSAWADRVRVKLVAGTAPAEFEQRVSELAHGFGAPSCRVEVRGPRDLVLEFPRRDMLADPIDALPVPDDPQGVDLAALPVGRCEDGQPWRLRLHGTHVLTVGVTGAGKGSVLWSAIRAMTPAISKGTAQVWAIDPKRMELSYGRRLFARYADAADEAVSLLEDAVGAMQERAERYAGRKRVHVPSTRDPFVVVVLDEVAFLTAYHPERDIRRRAENAIATLTSQGRSVGFCVLAALQDPRKEVLNLRNLFPDKIALRLDEASQVDMVLGDGARDRGANAHLIDPDLPGVAFVKLEGSPTPVRVRAAFVTDTDIDHMATDYGKSSSITSSGPEDCS; translated from the coding sequence ATGCTGGGCAACTCCAAAGCGGGCGCCTCCCAAGTCCAGCGGCCCACCGCGCCCGTGCCCGCACAGGCGGTGCGCTTCACCACGCCCGTGGTGGAGACGCCGGGCATCTTCATCCTCACCGGGTGGCTCTGGCGCTTCCTGCGCCTGTGCCTCCTGCTTCCGGTCCAGTTCCCGGTCTCGGTCGCCGTCGTGGCGTGCTCGGTTGCGGCCTACGTGCTGACCGGCTGGGTCGGCCTGGCGGTGTTGTGGACGGTGGTCGACCTCGGCCTTCTCGTGTGGTGGCGGCGCTGGCCACATTCGTTCAAGGCTCGTGTGGCGCTGCGGGCTCTGGCGACCTGGCGCCGGTTCTGGATCTACCGCCGCCACTGGCAACCCGTCCTCGTCGTCTCCGGGCTGGCCGAGTCCTACCTCGAACGCCAGTACCTGCCCCAGATCCGGGGCGTGACCTGCTCGGCCTGGGCCGACCGCGTCCGCGTCAAGCTGGTGGCCGGCACCGCCCCGGCCGAGTTCGAACAACGGGTGTCCGAGCTGGCGCACGGCTTCGGCGCCCCCTCCTGCCGCGTCGAGGTGCGCGGACCGCGGGATCTGGTGCTGGAGTTCCCCCGCCGCGACATGCTCGCCGACCCCATCGACGCGCTACCCGTGCCCGACGATCCCCAGGGTGTGGACCTGGCCGCGCTGCCCGTGGGCCGCTGCGAGGACGGGCAACCGTGGCGGCTGCGGCTGCACGGAACCCACGTGCTGACCGTAGGTGTGACCGGTGCGGGCAAGGGGTCGGTGCTGTGGTCGGCCATCCGCGCCATGACCCCCGCCATCTCGAAGGGCACGGCGCAGGTGTGGGCGATCGATCCCAAGCGCATGGAACTCTCCTACGGACGGCGGCTGTTCGCCCGCTACGCCGACGCCGCCGACGAGGCCGTGTCCCTCCTCGAAGACGCTGTCGGGGCGATGCAGGAGCGGGCCGAGCGCTACGCGGGCCGCAAACGGGTCCACGTGCCCAGCACGCGGGATCCGTTCGTCGTGGTGGTGCTCGACGAGGTCGCGTTCCTGACCGCCTACCACCCCGAGCGCGACATCCGCCGCCGCGCGGAGAACGCCATCGCCACGCTGACCAGTCAGGGGCGCTCGGTGGGTTTCTGTGTCCTGGCGGCGCTCCAGGATCCGCGCAAGGAGGTGCTGAACCTGCGCAACCTGTTCCCCGACAAGATCGCCCTGCGCCTCGACGAGGCGTCGCAGGTGGACATGGTGCTCGGGGACGGCGCACGCGACCGGGGCGCCAACGCCCACCTGATCGACCCCGACTTGCCAGGTGTGGCGTTCGTGAAGCTGGAAGGCTCCCCGACTCCGGTACGGGTGCGGGCCGCCTTCGTCACCGATACCGACATCGACCACATGGCAACCGACTACGGGAAGTCCTCCTCGATCACCTCGTCCGGACCGGAGGACTGTTCATGA
- a CDS encoding plasmid replication, integration and excision activator translates to MAIQGALPIEFGTVFPHGAYALGVEAITDFETKRPQMDKVSGLPLWAVDVIDADPEARGKAKSVKVKVAAEHCPTLPDEVPGLPFRPVEFEQMSVMPYVDDSGRRPRVAYSLRARGVKTPGGGGSRKAPAASGAGAGGSGGKDAG, encoded by the coding sequence ATGGCGATTCAGGGTGCGCTGCCGATCGAGTTCGGGACGGTGTTCCCGCACGGCGCTTACGCGCTCGGCGTGGAGGCGATCACCGACTTCGAGACCAAGCGTCCGCAGATGGACAAGGTGTCCGGGCTGCCGCTGTGGGCGGTGGACGTGATCGACGCCGATCCGGAAGCCAGGGGCAAGGCCAAGTCGGTGAAGGTCAAGGTGGCCGCCGAGCACTGCCCGACCCTGCCCGACGAGGTGCCCGGCCTGCCCTTCCGGCCGGTGGAGTTCGAGCAGATGTCGGTCATGCCCTACGTGGATGACTCCGGCCGCCGGCCCCGCGTCGCCTACTCGCTGCGGGCGCGCGGGGTGAAGACCCCCGGCGGCGGTGGTTCCCGCAAGGCTCCAGCCGCTTCCGGTGCTGGTGCCGGTGGCTCCGGCGGTAAGGACGCGGGCTGA
- a CDS encoding GntR family transcriptional regulator, translated as MSNLEFAPPKYAQIVQAIQARIEDGTYPVGRMLPSESQLVREFGSGRSTVVRALQILSMHGWIDREHGRGSFVKGIPAQSNERSRAGASAFDAPENAADTAITHAGRANAPAAVAEVLSVPQGSPAIVRQRVISEEGAPSELVTLWFPLDVASGTDLSAREVIAIGAREHLQAVKQVRPARIVERLSARLATPGEQEALHLEAGTPVLGVLATVFDASGDAIAVADIALPGDLHELEDSYPAT; from the coding sequence ATGTCGAACCTGGAGTTCGCTCCACCCAAGTACGCCCAGATCGTGCAGGCAATCCAAGCCCGCATCGAGGACGGCACCTATCCCGTGGGGCGAATGCTGCCCTCCGAATCCCAGTTGGTGCGCGAGTTCGGGTCCGGCCGCAGCACGGTCGTGCGCGCGTTGCAGATCCTGAGCATGCACGGGTGGATCGATCGGGAGCACGGGCGCGGCTCCTTCGTCAAAGGGATCCCCGCCCAGTCGAACGAACGCTCGCGCGCCGGTGCAAGCGCCTTCGACGCTCCCGAGAACGCCGCCGATACGGCGATCACGCACGCTGGCCGCGCGAACGCTCCGGCTGCGGTGGCCGAGGTGCTGAGCGTGCCGCAGGGCTCGCCGGCCATCGTGCGCCAGCGGGTCATCTCGGAGGAGGGTGCGCCGAGTGAGCTGGTGACGCTGTGGTTCCCGCTCGATGTCGCCTCGGGTACCGACCTGAGCGCAAGGGAGGTGATCGCCATCGGCGCGCGTGAACACCTCCAGGCGGTCAAGCAGGTCCGCCCGGCGCGGATCGTGGAACGCCTCTCGGCGCGCTTGGCCACACCTGGCGAACAAGAGGCTTTGCACCTTGAGGCGGGGACCCCTGTGCTCGGCGTGCTGGCGACCGTCTTCGACGCGTCCGGGGATGCGATCGCGGTGGCCGACATCGCTCTCCCGGGTGACCTGCACGAGCTTGAGGACAGCTATCCCGCGACCTGA
- a CDS encoding transcriptional regulator, with product MARSAGNTRLKAARQHAGYASQQALADAMTAAAPMLGIRTMQVSARQIRRWESANPPWPRNDHQRILVHLLQLPIEELGFTSPWSEAEAEGSPARASASVPYMPANSGGSALPLPHANVAVQPATAGSDFAAINAAYRRLYFTVQPAQLHPAVSEHTRLGTQLLAETTGVPRRILAAALAESLLLVGRIEFFDLRQESDADATYVRALQAAGEADDPLMGSAILAHAAFIPGWDGDREKAAERMRASRTYARRGQPSAEFLAWLDAVEAECETLCGYPREALRLINHAEAVLAEAGDEASPEWFNWFSPVRLAAFKGNTQLKAGQPAQAKETLLGALDVIGAESGKQRSVVLGDLAAAAVAQKAPEEACRYAEQALNQLATAWYATGMDRINEVRRSLQPWADTDCVRRLDDRLYGWEATLSALRR from the coding sequence ATGGCCCGCTCGGCTGGCAACACTCGACTGAAAGCAGCCCGGCAGCACGCCGGTTACGCGTCTCAACAGGCCCTCGCCGATGCGATGACCGCCGCCGCACCCATGCTCGGCATCCGCACCATGCAGGTCAGCGCCCGTCAGATCCGGCGTTGGGAGTCGGCGAACCCACCGTGGCCGCGCAACGACCATCAGCGCATCTTGGTGCACCTGCTCCAGCTCCCGATCGAGGAGCTCGGGTTCACCTCCCCGTGGAGTGAAGCGGAGGCCGAAGGGTCGCCGGCGCGGGCTTCTGCTTCGGTGCCTTACATGCCAGCCAACTCAGGCGGATCGGCCTTGCCTCTTCCGCACGCCAATGTGGCCGTCCAACCGGCGACGGCGGGATCCGACTTCGCCGCGATCAACGCGGCATACCGACGCTTGTACTTCACGGTTCAGCCCGCCCAGCTCCACCCGGCCGTCTCCGAACACACGCGCTTGGGCACGCAGCTTCTCGCCGAAACCACCGGCGTACCGCGCCGCATCCTGGCAGCAGCTCTGGCCGAGTCGCTGCTGCTGGTGGGGCGCATCGAGTTCTTCGACCTGCGCCAGGAGTCCGACGCCGACGCGACCTATGTCCGCGCCCTCCAGGCGGCGGGAGAGGCCGACGACCCGCTCATGGGTTCGGCGATCCTGGCTCACGCGGCGTTCATCCCCGGTTGGGACGGCGACCGCGAAAAGGCAGCCGAGCGCATGCGCGCATCACGCACCTACGCGCGGCGCGGTCAGCCCTCGGCCGAGTTCCTGGCGTGGCTGGACGCCGTCGAGGCCGAGTGCGAGACCCTGTGCGGCTACCCGCGCGAAGCGTTGCGCCTGATCAACCACGCCGAGGCGGTGTTGGCCGAGGCGGGCGACGAGGCGTCGCCCGAGTGGTTCAACTGGTTCTCGCCGGTGCGCTTGGCGGCGTTCAAGGGCAACACCCAGCTCAAGGCCGGACAGCCCGCCCAGGCGAAGGAAACGCTGTTGGGCGCGCTGGATGTGATCGGCGCGGAGAGCGGCAAACAGCGCTCGGTCGTTCTCGGCGATCTGGCGGCGGCCGCAGTCGCGCAGAAGGCCCCCGAGGAGGCGTGCAGGTACGCCGAGCAGGCGTTGAACCAGCTCGCAACGGCGTGGTACGCGACCGGCATGGACCGCATCAACGAGGTCCGCCGGTCGTTGCAGCCGTGGGCGGACACCGATTGCGTCCGCCGCCTCGACGACCGCCTCTACGGCTGGGAGGCGACGCTCAGCGCACTTCGGCGTTGA
- a CDS encoding HAD family hydrolase produces MIRAVVFDVGECLVDESTEYGTWADWLGVPRHTFSAMFGAIIARGLDYRETFQVFQPGFDLAEQRQKRAEAGQPETFGEADLYSDVRPSLAKLRKQGLWVGIAGNQTVRAGGILRSLDLPNDMIATSDDWGVSKPDQGFFRRLVQEAPCAADEILYVGDRLDNDVMPAAAVGLPTALIRRGPWGTIQQGDPDADRIPTMRIDTLSELPGRVADFNAEVR; encoded by the coding sequence ATGATTCGTGCTGTGGTGTTCGATGTCGGTGAGTGCCTGGTGGACGAGTCGACCGAGTACGGGACGTGGGCTGACTGGCTCGGGGTGCCGCGTCATACGTTCTCGGCGATGTTCGGGGCGATCATCGCTCGGGGACTCGACTACCGGGAGACCTTCCAGGTCTTCCAACCCGGCTTCGACCTGGCCGAGCAGCGGCAGAAGCGGGCTGAGGCCGGTCAACCCGAGACCTTCGGCGAAGCTGACCTCTACTCCGACGTGCGGCCGTCGCTGGCGAAGCTGCGAAAGCAAGGGCTGTGGGTCGGCATCGCGGGCAATCAGACCGTGCGGGCTGGGGGCATCCTGCGTTCGCTCGACCTGCCCAACGACATGATCGCCACGTCCGACGACTGGGGCGTGTCCAAGCCCGACCAGGGGTTCTTCCGACGCCTCGTGCAGGAAGCGCCGTGCGCGGCCGACGAGATTCTGTATGTGGGCGACCGCTTGGACAACGACGTCATGCCGGCGGCTGCGGTCGGGCTGCCTACCGCGCTCATCAGGCGGGGGCCGTGGGGCACCATTCAGCAGGGCGACCCGGACGCCGATCGCATCCCCACGATGCGGATCGATACCCTTTCCGAGCTGCCGGGCCGCGTCGCCGACTTCAACGCCGAAGTGCGCTGA
- a CDS encoding DUF5710 domain-containing protein, translated as MAERIWLDVPYNEKDQAKAAGARWDPHAKRWYAPRPGIGALHPWAARPAIPALLPGEDRSFGAGLFVDVVPSSCWFTNVRTCVSQRDWERLRRMLLDRAGHLCEICGRGEDRAAERWLEAHERWAYDERRSVQALRRLICLCTDCHRTTHFGLARVKGRADQAFEHLCAVTGMTPDQADSHVQRAFAVWEQRSTRTWTLDLSMLTDAGVTLADPPGAGRRSGIAADELVQERNSGR; from the coding sequence GTGGCCGAACGGATCTGGCTCGACGTCCCCTACAACGAGAAAGACCAGGCCAAGGCGGCCGGTGCCCGCTGGGACCCGCACGCCAAGCGGTGGTATGCGCCGCGTCCCGGCATCGGGGCCCTCCACCCCTGGGCGGCCCGCCCGGCGATCCCCGCGCTGCTCCCCGGCGAGGACCGCTCGTTCGGCGCCGGCCTCTTCGTCGACGTGGTCCCCAGCTCCTGCTGGTTCACCAACGTTCGCACCTGCGTCTCCCAACGCGACTGGGAACGGCTCCGCCGGATGCTTCTGGACCGTGCAGGACACCTGTGCGAGATCTGCGGGCGCGGCGAAGACCGCGCCGCCGAGCGGTGGCTGGAGGCCCACGAGCGGTGGGCCTACGACGAGCGCCGCTCAGTCCAGGCGCTGCGCCGCCTCATCTGCCTGTGCACCGACTGCCACCGCACGACCCACTTCGGGCTGGCCCGGGTGAAGGGCCGGGCCGACCAAGCCTTCGAGCACCTGTGCGCGGTCACCGGCATGACCCCCGACCAGGCCGACTCCCACGTCCAGCGGGCTTTCGCCGTTTGGGAACAGCGCTCCACACGCACGTGGACCCTGGACCTGTCCATGCTCACCGACGCCGGCGTCACCCTGGCCGACCCCCCTGGTGCGGGGCGCCGCAGCGGGATCGCCGCTGACGAGCTGGTACAGGAACGCAACAGCGGCCGGTGA
- a CDS encoding MarR family winged helix-turn-helix transcriptional regulator, whose protein sequence is MVSGFPPPLLGRLSFLLGKLHLLTLEAEDEGLAQLDVGVKQHAALSVLVGEGPMTQQELGRRMGVDRTTVVGVVDALDERELVERRRSPADRRSNLLTVTASGHETEQRGRRLVADAEERVLDGLDGSDRDRLRELLGRALGGG, encoded by the coding sequence ATGGTTTCCGGGTTCCCTCCGCCGCTACTCGGCCGACTCAGCTTCCTCCTCGGCAAGCTCCACCTGTTGACCCTCGAAGCCGAAGACGAAGGACTGGCGCAGCTCGACGTCGGCGTGAAGCAGCACGCCGCGCTCAGCGTGCTCGTCGGTGAAGGCCCGATGACCCAGCAGGAGCTCGGCCGGCGCATGGGCGTCGACCGCACCACCGTCGTCGGCGTGGTCGACGCCCTCGACGAGCGGGAGCTGGTCGAGCGGCGGCGCAGCCCGGCCGACCGGAGGTCCAACCTGCTCACCGTCACCGCGTCCGGACACGAGACCGAACAACGCGGTCGGCGCCTGGTCGCCGACGCCGAGGAGCGCGTCCTCGACGGGCTGGACGGGTCCGACCGCGACCGGCTCCGCGAACTGCTGGGCCGCGCCCTCGGCGGCGGCTGA
- a CDS encoding zinc-binding dehydrogenase, whose product MQQVEAARFGGPDVLHAREGPDPAAGPGEVVLGVAAADVLMLDVLVRRGSPGPWNVRPPYVPGTGVAGTVAAVGPGVDAAWVGRRVAAKPGRAVAASAGSGNVADAAEGSAPVGGYAELAVAPAAALVAVPDGVGLREAAALVNDGMTAMLIARAAAVRGGENVLVTPAGGGLGSLLVQLVRAAGATVIAGAGGRSKLDLARGLGAHHTLDYSCRGWVAAVRDATGGTGADVVLDGVGGEIGAASFDAVARGGRFFAYGAPAGGFTRVEPQRARERDVSAVSLLEVPMRAGDHTRLPEAALAAAAAGTLAPTIGQAFRLRSARDAHRAIEDRAALGKTLLLP is encoded by the coding sequence GTGCAACAGGTCGAGGCGGCCCGGTTCGGCGGGCCGGACGTACTCCACGCTCGCGAAGGCCCCGATCCCGCCGCCGGGCCGGGCGAGGTCGTGCTCGGGGTCGCGGCGGCCGATGTGCTCATGCTGGACGTCCTCGTGCGGCGCGGATCACCGGGGCCGTGGAACGTCCGCCCGCCCTACGTCCCCGGTACGGGCGTCGCCGGGACCGTCGCCGCCGTCGGCCCCGGAGTCGACGCCGCGTGGGTCGGCCGGCGGGTCGCGGCGAAACCGGGACGCGCCGTCGCCGCGAGCGCCGGTTCCGGGAACGTCGCCGACGCCGCCGAAGGGTCGGCTCCGGTCGGCGGATACGCAGAGCTGGCCGTGGCGCCGGCCGCAGCGCTGGTCGCCGTTCCCGACGGTGTGGGGCTGCGCGAGGCGGCCGCACTCGTCAACGACGGCATGACCGCGATGCTCATCGCCCGTGCGGCGGCGGTCCGCGGCGGCGAGAACGTTCTCGTGACACCCGCCGGCGGCGGTCTGGGGAGCCTGCTCGTGCAGCTCGTCCGTGCTGCGGGGGCGACCGTGATCGCCGGAGCGGGCGGTCGGTCCAAACTCGACCTCGCGCGCGGACTCGGCGCCCACCACACCCTCGACTATTCCTGCCGAGGGTGGGTCGCCGCCGTCCGCGACGCGACCGGCGGCACCGGGGCCGACGTCGTGCTGGACGGCGTGGGCGGCGAGATCGGGGCCGCCTCCTTCGACGCGGTGGCGCGGGGCGGCCGCTTCTTCGCCTACGGCGCCCCTGCCGGCGGCTTCACTCGCGTAGAGCCGCAGCGGGCACGGGAGCGGGACGTGTCCGCGGTGAGCCTGCTGGAGGTACCGATGCGGGCCGGCGACCACACGAGGCTGCCCGAAGCCGCGCTGGCCGCGGCCGCAGCCGGGACCCTCGCCCCGACGATCGGGCAGGCGTTCCGGCTCCGCAGCGCCCGCGACGCCCACCGTGCGATCGAGGACCGTGCGGCTCTGGGCAAGACCCTGCTGCTGCCCTGA
- a CDS encoding GyrI-like domain-containing protein, with protein sequence MTSGPRHEVRAEQPYVAIPAKVTPRERPKAAALVTEVQDWLHGAGVSAAGPPFFRYWTIGGGEREHILEVGAPVGEPVPGDGRVVAGSVPAGDYVALVHTGDPERIDGAHARLQSWASDRGLAWMNRGQGGNEVWGGRFEFYLDGPVRARGHDCSVEIAYLVRGADHPTGGAAPRLPGPRTGRSPAGDRPDGRGG encoded by the coding sequence ATGACCAGCGGGCCCAGGCATGAGGTGCGCGCGGAGCAGCCCTATGTCGCGATCCCGGCGAAGGTGACACCGCGGGAGCGGCCGAAGGCGGCCGCGCTCGTCACCGAAGTCCAGGACTGGCTGCACGGCGCGGGCGTGTCCGCCGCCGGACCGCCGTTCTTCCGCTACTGGACGATCGGGGGCGGAGAACGCGAGCACATCCTGGAAGTGGGCGCGCCGGTCGGCGAACCGGTCCCCGGCGACGGCCGCGTCGTGGCCGGTTCCGTACCCGCGGGCGACTACGTGGCCCTGGTGCACACCGGCGACCCCGAGCGCATCGACGGAGCGCACGCCCGTCTGCAGTCCTGGGCCTCCGACCGGGGGCTCGCGTGGATGAACCGCGGGCAGGGCGGAAACGAGGTGTGGGGCGGGCGGTTCGAGTTCTATCTGGACGGGCCGGTCCGCGCCCGCGGGCACGACTGCTCTGTGGAGATCGCCTACCTGGTCAGGGGAGCCGACCACCCGACGGGAGGCGCGGCGCCGCGCCTCCCCGGGCCCCGCACGGGGCGTTCCCCCGCAGGCGACCGGCCCGACGGTCGGGGCGGGTAG
- a CDS encoding DUF1707 and DUF4870 domain-containing protein — protein sequence MAVHEPPSPPPPGGRWNPVPQYRRGGGAELRLTHADRDTAAETLRDAYASGQLDDDEFEERLDRALNAKFPSDLEPLLRDVATAGKAAAAVEGPRSGGDRLYAGAGHLAGYFTFLGPLLLLLTSRDISPFVRRHLTEALNYQITVAVASVVAMGLGFLILPLVVWGVMMLGWVFLPAIAAFTALLGGDMRYLFTWRPVRDDSESGS from the coding sequence GTGGCTGTGCACGAACCTCCGTCTCCACCGCCCCCGGGCGGGCGGTGGAACCCGGTCCCGCAGTACCGCCGCGGCGGCGGCGCGGAGCTGCGGCTGACCCACGCCGACCGCGACACCGCGGCCGAGACTCTGCGTGATGCCTACGCCTCCGGCCAGCTGGACGACGACGAGTTCGAAGAGCGCCTCGATCGTGCCCTGAACGCCAAGTTCCCGTCCGACCTGGAGCCGCTGCTGCGGGACGTGGCGACCGCCGGGAAGGCTGCGGCGGCCGTGGAAGGGCCCCGCTCCGGGGGCGACCGCCTGTACGCCGGCGCAGGCCACCTCGCCGGGTATTTCACGTTCCTCGGCCCGCTACTGCTGCTGCTGACCAGCCGGGACATCTCACCGTTCGTCCGCAGGCACCTCACCGAAGCGCTGAACTACCAGATCACCGTCGCGGTGGCCTCGGTCGTGGCGATGGGCTTGGGGTTCTTGATCCTGCCGCTCGTCGTGTGGGGGGTGATGATGCTGGGCTGGGTCTTCCTGCCGGCGATCGCCGCGTTCACGGCTCTGCTCGGCGGCGACATGCGCTATCTGTTCACCTGGCGCCCGGTGCGCGACGACTCGGAGTCCGGATCCTGA
- a CDS encoding peptidylprolyl isomerase, protein MSEVNGQPRARLNTTQGTIVVKLFAEQAPETVENFIGLAEGTKQWIDPTTGKPSNAPLYNGTIFHRIIDGFMVQGGDPLGNGRGGPGYKFADEFDPSLKFDRPYLLAMANAGPNTNGSQFFITVGTPDWLNRKHTIFGEVVSGTEIVDTVSKVATNAQDRPLEDITLTSVEIERS, encoded by the coding sequence GTGTCCGAGGTCAACGGTCAGCCCCGCGCGCGGCTGAACACCACACAGGGGACGATCGTCGTCAAGCTCTTCGCGGAGCAGGCGCCCGAGACAGTCGAGAACTTCATCGGCCTCGCCGAGGGGACGAAGCAGTGGATCGACCCCACTACCGGTAAGCCCAGCAACGCGCCGCTGTACAACGGCACGATCTTCCACCGGATCATCGACGGCTTCATGGTCCAGGGCGGCGACCCGCTGGGCAACGGCCGCGGCGGCCCCGGGTACAAGTTCGCGGACGAGTTCGACCCGTCGCTGAAGTTCGACCGCCCCTACCTGCTGGCGATGGCCAACGCCGGCCCCAACACCAACGGCTCGCAGTTCTTCATCACGGTCGGCACCCCCGACTGGCTGAACCGCAAGCACACCATCTTCGGCGAGGTCGTCTCGGGCACCGAGATCGTCGACACGGTCTCGAAGGTCGCCACCAACGCCCAGGACCGTCCGCTTGAGGACATCACCCTGACGTCCGTCGAGATCGAGCGGTCCTAG
- a CDS encoding rhomboid family intramembrane serine protease, with translation MASSPADGPGPDAADDVPTCYRHRGRETYLRCSRCDRSICPDCTNDAPVGQHCPECVAEGNRNLRRSRTVLGGRVASRPTVTWVLLALMGAGFAAQLALPGQGLAAGFGMYGPMAVFEGQWYRLLTSAFLHGGVMHLLFNGFALYIVGRQVETVLGHARYAALWVLSALGGSVLSLLLEPETLSVGASGAIFGLFGAIFVIGRKLQIDTRFIVGLLAVNLLITFVVPNIAWAGHLGGLGVGLLMGAAYAYLPLGGKRPGGDGDRHLQLVHGLATAGVVALLAAGAMAGAMLLQAGVVLLGL, from the coding sequence ATGGCCTCCTCCCCCGCCGACGGCCCCGGTCCGGACGCCGCGGACGACGTCCCCACGTGTTACCGGCACCGCGGCCGCGAAACCTACCTGCGGTGCTCCCGGTGCGACCGCTCGATCTGCCCCGACTGCACCAACGACGCGCCGGTGGGCCAGCACTGCCCCGAATGCGTAGCCGAGGGCAATCGGAATCTGCGGCGTTCGCGCACCGTCCTCGGCGGCCGCGTCGCTTCGCGGCCCACCGTCACGTGGGTGCTGCTCGCCCTGATGGGGGCGGGGTTCGCGGCCCAGCTCGCCCTGCCCGGCCAAGGGCTCGCCGCCGGCTTCGGGATGTACGGACCGATGGCCGTGTTCGAGGGGCAGTGGTACCGGCTGCTCACATCGGCGTTCCTGCACGGCGGGGTGATGCACCTGCTGTTCAACGGGTTCGCGCTGTACATCGTCGGTCGGCAGGTCGAAACCGTGCTGGGCCACGCCCGCTATGCCGCACTGTGGGTGCTGAGCGCCCTGGGCGGGTCGGTGCTGAGCCTGCTGCTGGAGCCGGAGACGCTGTCGGTGGGGGCTTCGGGCGCGATCTTCGGCCTGTTCGGCGCGATCTTCGTGATCGGGCGCAAGCTGCAGATCGACACCCGGTTCATCGTGGGTCTGCTCGCGGTGAACCTGCTGATCACCTTCGTCGTGCCGAACATCGCCTGGGCCGGGCACCTCGGCGGGCTCGGCGTCGGCCTGCTGATGGGGGCGGCGTACGCGTACCTGCCGCTGGGCGGCAAGCGCCCCGGCGGGGACGGCGACCGCCATCTGCAGCTTGTGCACGGACTGGCCACCGCCGGAGTCGTCGCCCTGCTCGCTGCGGGTGCGATGGCAGGGGCGATGCTGCTGCAGGCCGGAGTCGTGCTGCTCGGCCTGTAG
- a CDS encoding cell division protein CrgA produces MPKSRNDRKKKAVYTPPPSATKPQVSPRWLLPTLVTVMVLGVVWIAVYYIAGSMIPYMSDLGNWNLAIGFGGIILALILGTRWH; encoded by the coding sequence GTGCCCAAGTCCCGCAACGATCGCAAGAAGAAGGCCGTTTACACGCCGCCGCCGTCGGCCACCAAGCCCCAGGTGAGTCCGCGCTGGCTGCTGCCGACGCTGGTCACGGTGATGGTGCTCGGCGTGGTGTGGATCGCGGTGTACTACATCGCCGGCTCGATGATCCCCTACATGAGCGACTTGGGGAACTGGAACCTGGCCATCGGGTTCGGCGGGATCATCCTCGCGCTCATCCTGGGCACACGCTGGCACTGA